The window AGACTGAACAGAATCTAGCATTGCATCCTTAGTAAACGGTTGAGGTAAACTGGTTGACTGCTATTCAACCGACTTTGATTTATTATAACCAGGCAGGTTATAACAAAGGAAAAGGAACGCTGATGATGCAACTCTGACCCATGCGTCACTGACCCATACGTGCAATCTCTCATGCTTACTATGAATGACAGTGTTACTTTCCCACATTCAGCCACTGGAATACAAATCTGACACATTAAAGTCGATTTTTCATCATTTCAGACATCATACAGTGCGAGCTCAATACTTTACCTGTATTTAGAGGTCGATTGTGAGATGTCTCGGTCCATTTGTTGCATCGGTCAGCTCCATCATCGCATTGATCCGCTCTGAATGCTGAGACACACAGAAGCAGCAGCGCCACTAGATGCGTCAGTCTATTCATCTCTATCGAATTCTATATAAGATACGTGAGCGTTTGAGTACAGATAGGATTAAGTCTAAAAGAAGCAGCTATGACTGTTTGGTTTAACTACCAGCGTATGACTGAGGCGATTACACGGATCTGAGTGTGTCGCTGATCGCGTATGTTTTCCTCCGGGCGGCGCTCGGAGTCTCATATAAGCAGATTTTCTGTGTGGGcgttttattgtgtatatattttattggaGATGTTTCTATATAATCGTTTAAACCTGTTAATTTAAACGAGTAAGCAATGTCTTATACAGACacgtttttttgtttacatttttttatgttattaaatcAAACATTTATCTAGTAATCACAATCGTTTGTGATCGGTCCATTCAGATCAGCGCTGGGAAAAATAACATACACCACGTGACGGCGTCGCTTACGTTAAGGCTTCTGCAACTATCTGGACAATAATGTAATCGTTGAGAATTTCTTAAAGTAATTCTAAGAGCCGTTAAAAGTCGAAAATATCGTGtgtaattaaaacagaaaaagttattatttatgcCACCGGAGTTCACCAATCAGAGAGAACGCCCGGTCTGATAAGCCACGCCTACAATTGTACTTCTCACATTTGTGTTGGTCTAAACCAAAATATAAGAGGAAATAACCATGATATATCAGATGCCATGATAGAAACATGTATTTCAAGTAttcattttatacaatatttagttatatataattACTGTTATAGTCATAACTCATGTGAAATTGTtgttgaatagttttttttatcaaCCCCCACCTCTTCCGACAACATGGTACATTCCGCCGATGGCTCATAGTGGTGTAGAGACCACATAAATACCGTAGCAGTGACAATACTCTCAAACTGGACTGTCAAAAACAGTTTTTCTACATCTCGACACCGATCAGCGAAACATTACAGTAATGGCGACACTGGTTGGAGGTCCATCCGTGGTGAAGCAAGCCACTGCTGAGGTGCAGAAGATCTGCGATGAGGTGAGACTGGaccctctgtgtgtgttttgatgcTGTAAGTCAGCTGATGCTGGAATGCAAGTGGTGTGTATTTATTAGTTTGTgcatttattagttattataagCTGTGATCATTATTTATTAGTtagctctgcaagtgaacgttgcatTATAGTggcatcccaaagaggcacaaaatcactttcaataACTTTCACATTAAATGTTACCTCCTGGTTGAATGAGCTGCACAACTCAATCCCTTCTTCAAGAAACGAGTAACACACATCTCTCCCAACTTCATGTGACCTCTAACTCTAACTGTCTATTCTatctttttgtttactttttgtttaGGATAAAAAAATGATCCTTGTGCATTCTAGCATTCTCTATTCTTCTTAatcgttttcttaaaaaaaagcttCTAACACTAGCATTctgtattatttttctattcttttgacttattttatttataaaaagccCATATAACAATAGCATTCtgtattatttttctattattttgacgttttattttatttataaaaaaagaccCTCTAACACTACcactctctattctatttctattcttacTTCTTGCCttcttttaaatttaataaataaaaagaacctCTAACACTACCAttctctattttttttgttttatttttattagaattttttccCCGATTCTATTCACTTGTatccttttaatttattatttaaaaaacacccttgctacgtgtactgcattaGATTAAACAAGACTTACATATTATTCCCCTATTGTTAGTTTTGACTGCTTCTTTTGTATGAATGTAtgttggataaaagtgttttaaGTGTTTGATTTTGCCAAAAGTGTATTACTTTATAGAGTTAGGTGCAACTATATTATATTTGGACAGTTTTTGTATGAGCTGTTCCTAGCCTTTTCCATACTCTTTTCTTCCTATCAGTCTGTTACAGGTTGATATTAATCCAAAGAATACTTTTCCAGAAGAAGTCTGGCTTTTTTTAGATGTCTTTTGGCAAAGTCTAATCTGGCTTTGCACCTTGTGGTGAAGCCTCTGTATTTTCTCTCGTGAAGTCTTCTCCTTGACAATGACATGCCTACCCCCTAAAAAGTGTTCTTCACTTGGTTGGACATTATGAAAGGGTGTTTTTCTTTATGTTCAGACCTTTTTATGTTTCTGAGCTCACCACTGAGATCTTCTTTTCTCAGAAAGCACCGAACTGTAGATTTGGCTGCTCCTAATGTTCCTGCTATATCTCGCTGAGGGATTGGTTTTGTGTTTGAAGTCTAACAATCATCTGTTTCAGTTGCATGGGGAGTTTGTTTGACTGAATGATGTGGGTTCACAGCAACAGCTTCCCAAAGCAAATAGCACACTTTTACCCGTTTAACTGATTTAGAAATAAAGGAGGAATAGCCCATCTTCTTCACGTCACGCGTTATTGAGGAAGCATTCATGTGTGTGTCGTAGTAAGCCATCAAACTTGAAAAATCACATACTGCAAAACCGGTTATTTCAGTCGAGGTCAAAACACATGACATTGTTTACTGAAAAAGAAGCACATTTTAGGACcggattaaattaaattaaacatgtttGCATTAATTCTGAAATCTGTCTTTTGATTCAGGTCAAACATCATGCAGAAGAGAAGACAGGGAAGAAGTTTGCCGTTTTCATTGCCAAATCTTTTACCGTACAGGTTGTGGCCGGAACCAACTACTTCATCAAGGTAAACTCTAAAGACCAGGATATGATCTTATCTTAaggcaaaaacatttaaaacacttattactcatcctcaggccacccccatccttcttcatcagatttagagaaatgttgcattgcatcagtgtctcatcaatggatgctctgcagtgaatgggtgccgtcagaatgagagtccaaacagctgataataacatcataataatccacaccactccagtccatcagttaatgacttgAGAAGCCTTGCATGTTTGTGTTgaaagttgcatgtttgtaaaaaacaaatccatcattaaggggtttttaacttaaaaccattgcttctgtCCAAAATACAGTCcatgaaagaaatgaaaaagtcAATTTCCTGTTGTCTTCTATCATGAAAAtcccatatatttatttagaagtgTTTCAACGGtgcttatttctctcctgattcagacttttCCACTGGAGACAGCAGTATTATGAGTAGATGACTCATATTTGAGCtggaaattaaagttaaaaacgtcttgatggatttgtttcttacaaacacgcagcttttggtTTCTCAAGAcatgaactgatggactggattgtgatggttttatcagctgtttggactgatATGTTACAGCTTGCCATCTGCTTTCTGAAAGTTCAAAGCAtgtgtaaaaagtttttttttcatgcttcgCATCTCTCTCTTCAGGTAAATGTTGGAAGAGATGAATTTGTGCATCTGAAGGTTCATAAGCCGCTTCCTCACGCTGGAGAAAAACTCCAGCTGCACGGGATCCAGACGTCCAAATCTCAACATGATCCTATTGAATACTTCTAATACATAGACACAGAGATAATAAAACACCATACTGTATACATAATAGGCTGATATATGGGATATAATCAACTAATGCAGATATAAAAGCTTTATTCAGTGCTACACCATTAAAACATCTCCAGTCCAGTGCCTACTGTATGTAGAAGagttttattacaaacacatctTTGTTTACTTTCACAAACACTGTATTGTGGTGAAATTATTGCAGACCGGTTTGAATCATCATTCCAAAGGTTTTATAAAAGATTATGCTTCTTCTAACCTAAAGGGCAataaatttcttattttaaatggcaAGTCTTTGTTTTATTAACACCTGCTAACAGAATGTACTCCGAATGGTAAAATAATGTTGCAGTGCTTCATCAGCTACAATAATGAAGTTGGTTGAGAGAAATTAAGAGGAAGGGTgatgacttaaagggttagttcatcgaaaaatcaaaattatgtaattaatgactcatgtcatcatcctcatgtcgttccaaacccgtaaaacctcagTTTAtcctcggaacacagtttaagatattttagatttagtccgagagctctcagtccctccattgaagctgtgtgtacggtctactgtccaggtccagaaaggtaagaaaaacatcatcaaagtagtccatgtgacatcagaggggcagttagaatttgttgaaccatcgaaaatacattttggtccaaaaatagcaaaaactacgactttattcaacattgtcttgTCTTCCTGTCACCAactcgaactgaatcgttttaaacggttcgcatctctaatacacattaatccacaaatgacttaaactgttaacttttttaatgtggctgacactccctctgagttaaaataaaccaatatcccggagtaattcatgcactcaaacagtagactgactgaactgctgtgaagatgaacaccgagccgagccagataacgaacaaaagactgactcgttctcgagtcaagaaccggttgcatcggtgttcggatcaccagtagttcttttggacagttcgattcaataaaccggttaaggaaaacggttcactggttcttttgcgctcgacgtaattgcgtcattggagattgattcaagccttcagtttacccgcactcataacactatagcacagaatcagttcagaatcaatcaccaaaagaatcagttcggttcagacgctctgtgtgtcggtctgcttcacgctgaatcacacatgcgcagtatcatcagctcctcgattctcgaatcggacgcgtctgacagaaacggttcttcactcctcattttgaacgaatctttaatgtgactcaggaagaacgagtcgtctcgggggatgattcagtcgcgcatgcgcatagtaatcatagacagtaaaagaaatggagacagcgaccccattggaactcaattgagacaagtgaagcccatttttagctatttttagcacttccgtttctgacgctcagactcaaactaagctagacgacgtcagcaacctgtctgacagatgtaaatcttctagtagctgtgtgtgcaaactgccatcgttaatcttgcagagacggcgagcttgagcggggagttctttggcgtgagtgagcagaagtaagtattctgattaattatctcccttgactttttatacctccacgtccccccgatagactcatagacagtaaaagattgcctgcgagcttcgcTACTGTGCGATAGAGAGTctatagcctattttttacaaaaactgtttctacgggaaCATAAGGTaggatacaaggtaatggagtcttttat of the Carassius gibelio isolate Cgi1373 ecotype wild population from Czech Republic chromosome A5, carGib1.2-hapl.c, whole genome shotgun sequence genome contains:
- the LOC128014878 gene encoding cystatin-B, which gives rise to MATLVGGPSVVKQATAEVQKICDEVKHHAEEKTGKKFAVFIAKSFTVQVVAGTNYFIKVNVGRDEFVHLKVHKPLPHAGEKLQLHGIQTSKSQHDPIEYF